The stretch of DNA TTATCAAAAAATCACATCGTTGGTAAAAAAGCAGCATCAAGGAGTCGTCAGTTTCTGGAGTTCATGGTTTCAGGTTCTGATGTTTGGTCTTTGAGATTCGATCTCCAAGGAATCCGCAATGAAGAAGACGACTTGAGTGATCCATCTATGAAGCAAATAAATATACCTAATACTGATCAACTCGAGATATCTCAAGTCTATTACTGCGATGGCTTATTGTTATGCATCAGCATCACCAAAGACAAATCGAGCCTTGTTGTATGGAATCCGTATTTGGGGCAAACCAAATGGATTCGACCCGGAAACAAATTCGACATATTTGACAAGTTTGCTCTCGGATACGACAACAATCataaccacaaaatcttgaggtttcttgatgatgatgacgtgaGAAGCAGACGCAGTCAAAGAAGCGACACTCATGTCTACGATTTTAGCTCTgattcatggagggttcttgatgTCAATCCGGACGGGGATGCACCGTTTTATTTCAGTGGTGTGTCCTCGAAGGGAAATTCTTACTTCTTGGGTCGAGAAGTGGCAGGTGAACTGTTGGTAAAAGACATTGAACATTTTCTAgtctgttttgatttcacaacTGAGATATTTGGACCGCGTTTGCCTCTGCCGTTTGATCCCTCTCCTGATCTTAAATATACGACTCTATCTTGGGTTAGAGATGAGAAGCTCGCTGTATTAAATAGCCACTCCGACACATTTCAGATATGCAATATTTGGGTTTCGACTAAGATTGAGCCCAATGCGGTATCTTGGAGCACTTTTTTTACAGTGGATATGTCACCAGTCAATGGTTTTCAATCTGGGCTTTCGACTTACTTTCCCCCTTGGAgcttcttcattgacgaggagaagaaagtagCAGTGTTTTTTAATAACAGTGAGACCAAGACCTGTCGCTACCAAATGGCTTACATCGTTGGAGATGATGGATACTTCAAATCTGTCAACATCGGAGAAATTTCAAATTCCCAATGGAACCGAGGCAAACTTGTGTGCtcttcttatgttccaagtttagtgcaacTGCAAGTTTAAGACTGCTTTTAGTTTGAAGTAATAGTTGATACTTGATAGAAGTATGATAAGTGATAACTAAACATCAGAGTTTACATGGGCTTGAATTCAATATTAGACTCTGATTTGATATGTTAATTCAGCCGAGATTTAAGTATCTTTACAAAAAGACAGTGTTTAAGTAGTAAagtgaaatttaattttgagttataatttaATAGTTAAGAACAAAATGTTGTGTTGTAGCTCTAATGCAGAGTtccttacccaaaaaaaaactctaatgcAGAGTTTTCTCTTCCATGCATACAGCAGAGGCTTAAGCTTATTTACTTAGTGATTATATCTACAAGTTACACAAGAATCGCATAGCGAGTAACAAATTGCTGTCTTGTTGAAGAAGTTAGTCTACAATTACATAGCGACGGTAGGCTCTCAGAGATTAAAAAGTAGAGATACACTCAACATAAACAAAAGGTTCATTGGTAGATATGGATAATGTAAACTGACGATGATTAACTGTGAGCTGAAAGCTGTTGCTTCTGCAGTAATCAacgttacaaaaaaatatcaagtcAACAAAACCAAAGCTAATCAACAAAAAGATCAATACGAGACTTTGTAGATTTGTCGCTTCAGAAAAGGTAGCTTCTCATCATCTGGGAGAGCAAGAAATAAACCACGCACAACATCATTTGTTGCAATTAGGTCAAGAAATGTCCAGTAAAGCTCTGTCATTGGAACTAGACTAGGTAACACCCATCCCGCCTTATCGGCCAAGACAAGGTGTTATTCAAATGGTCCCGCCAAAATCCttctttcttaaaaataaaactctttaatcttgtttttttaaccTGAGGAAAAAGATAAAAGGGTGAACACAATGACGACATTCTAATCACATTCAACAATTAGTGCATAGCATAGAATCAGACTCCACATTCTTGACATACATCCAACAAGCATAATGGTTTCACATAATATTCAACCTAGcatataatcaaaatattatttaaaccACATTTCTCAAATCATCATAGTCAATCATATCCACGTTCATCAATATCTCTAAACCGAAATCCCATCAGCTTAGCATGGCACGAAACAAATCCCATGTTCGTCCAATCACCATGTACAAAACCAATCCCAGGTTCGTACAATTACCAGGCACGAAACAAATCCCACGTTCCGCTCATCACGTGACACAAAACAAATCCCATGTTTGTGTCCCCAACACACAATCTCATTTCATATCACTACACAACGATCATCATGTTACACATCAACTTATCATATCATGTCATCATTCATTATAATCATACATCTAATCATCATATCAAAGCATACAATATCAAACAATAGACATATCCAATCACATAGTTTCCAAGTCTATACAAGCAATTCATGAAAAACATGCTTAGAAAATAATCATTGTGTTTCCGCGATTACCACCCTCACCCTTGCCACTTAAATGTTGAAACTCATTTCTCCCTCACCATTTCAGACCCAATATTAAAGAACGCTCATACAAGCTGCAGCTCCATCACACCTCAGTTTGCCAACCAAACATTACAATGTCACTATTTATTCTATACAAATGAGCCTCATAAACTCACACGTAAAACCATAACTAACCG from Camelina sativa cultivar DH55 chromosome 9, Cs, whole genome shotgun sequence encodes:
- the LOC104715476 gene encoding F-box protein At3g49510-like isoform X1, with product MTTISDLPDDLVGEIFSKVPLTSLSAVRSTCKKWEALSKNHIVGKKAASRSRQFLEFMVSGSDVWSLRFDLQGIRNEEDDLSDPSMKQINIPNTDQLEISQVYYCDGLLLCISITKDKSSLVVWNPYLGQTKWIRPGNKFDIFDKFALGYDNNHNHKILRFLDDDDVRSRRSQRSDTHVYDFSSDSWRVLDVNPDGDAPFYFSGVSSKGNSYFLGREVAGELLVKDIEHFLVCFDFTTEIFGPRLPLPFDPSPDLKYTTLSWVRDEKLAVLNSHSDTFQICNIWVSTKIEPNAVSWSTFFTVDMSPVNGFQSGLSTYFPPWSFFIDEEKKVAVFFNNSETKTCRYQMAYIVGDDGYFKSVNIGEISNSQWNRGKLVCSSYVPSLVQLQV
- the LOC104715476 gene encoding F-box protein At3g49510-like isoform X2, translated to MTTISDLPDDLVGEIFSKVPLTSLSAVRSTCKKWEALSKNHIVGKKAASRSRQFLEFMVSGSDVWSLRFDLQGIRNEEDDLSDPSMKQINIPNTDQLEISQVYYCDGLLLCISITKDKSSLVVWNPYLGQTKWIRPGNKFDIFDKFALGYDNNHNHKILRFLDDDDVRSRRSQRSDTHVYDFSSDSWRVLDVNPDGDAPFYFSGVSSKGNSYFLGREIFGPRLPLPFDPSPDLKYTTLSWVRDEKLAVLNSHSDTFQICNIWVSTKIEPNAVSWSTFFTVDMSPVNGFQSGLSTYFPPWSFFIDEEKKVAVFFNNSETKTCRYQMAYIVGDDGYFKSVNIGEISNSQWNRGKLVCSSYVPSLVQLQV